The sequence below is a genomic window from Laspinema palackyanum D2c.
AAGCTAATTTGTGAGGGTCATCTAAAACATTGAGCTATTCGTCTGGCTGCATCTGTGGGGTCAAACTTGATGGCTTAAACCCAGCCTGATCTGTTTTTTCCCCCGATCCCAAGTTGTAGCCCACTCAGGTCACCTTTAAAATTCAAGTAACCGTAAGGGAGATTTTCTCAGATATTCGGACAAAAGTCGATGTTTTAACAGGGGGGTGAAAGTTCTGGGGAAGTGCAGATCCACCAGGAAACCACAGACTCTGGCAGTTAGAATCAGTATTGTAAAGATTTATGTCCCTGTATAGGCTATGACACCCCCCGATTCCCCAGACCCTCTGTATCGGAATATTTCCGTTTGTCAGCACCAATCTTGTCAGCGCCACGGCTCCCCAGCGGTTCTGAAAGCCTTTCAGCAGACGCCACTCCCCCCCGGAGTCACGGTTAATGGCAGCGGTTGTTTGGGACAATGTAGCTCGGGTCCCACGGTTAAAGTCAACCCGGATAATGTTTGGTATTGTCGGGTCACACCGGCTGATGTTCCTGTGATTGTAGTCGAACATTTAGAAAACGGTGAGCCCGTGGATGGGCTCCTCAATCCCAGAATTCATTTCAAATTTTCGTTTTAGACGATTCCAGGAAAAAGGAGCGATCGCCCCTTTTTCTCCTGAATAACAAGGCGACTTCCGGTGACTCTCTCCGTTTTGTCCGATGATTACCGCACCTTAGACAGAACCCAATCGCGAATTAATTCATTGACGCGATCGGGAATTTCATCATGAGGACAATGGCCTGCCTTGAGAAAATATTCCGTAACCTGGGGATAATATTGGCGAAACTTCTCGCTACGTTCCTGGATTTTCATCCAGGGATCTCCTTCTCCCCACAGGGTTAACAGGGGAGCCTTAAGTTGGGAGAGCAATCTATCTACTTTTTCCCCCGGTGACGTTTTAAAAATCCCGGCGAATACTTGTGCCGCACCGCGATCGCAAGAGGGACGATAAATTTCCTCCACCAGTTGATCCGTCACGGCGGAGGGATCCAGATAAACTTTCATCAAGGTTTTCCGAATGGTGGCACGGCGGCGGGTCCATTGGAAGAGGAGGAAGCTCACCCAATTTTGACGAAATGCTGCTTTCAAGGCAGAATTCATCGCTTTCCGATAGAAGGGCGGTTCCGGGAGGGGTTCGGTTTCAGTAAAGGGACCTGCGCTATTGAGTAACACAACCCCAGCAACGGATTCGGGATAGTGAGCTGCTAAACATAATGCGGCATATCCTCCCAGGGAGTTGCCGACAACCACTGTAGGTTGGCCGATATGGGTGTGAATGAAATCTTGTAATTGGTCCCGCCAGAGTTCTCCACTGTAAGTGCAGTTGGGTTTAGCCGATCGCCCAAAACCCAACAAATCGATCGCCCAAACCTCAAACTCCGTTTGTAACCCAGCGATTGTTTTCCGCCAGTGATCCGTCGAGGCCCCAAAACCATGAATCAGCAGCAGGGGGGGTCTATCGGGACGGCGATCGCCAGCACGGACGTAATAAATAGGGCGATCGGCCCATTCCCAGTATCCACCCGGTATCGGCTCAGTGTTGATTGACGAGGTTACCTGCATCACTTAATACGATTTTTTGCAATAGAAACAAAGAACTCTCTTCATTGTAAAGGATTGTAAAGGGCAACGGGCTATGGTGAAACTCTATCCCGTCCTTGCATTTCCGAGCTGCATCCTCTCATTTGGCCTCATCTCAAACCCTCGCCTCACCTCTTTTCATCCCCTTCCCGTGAGCCATTACTTCCCGCTTAACTTACCCCTTTTACTCCCCATCTACCTTCACAATTTTTCCATCCGCTTCGATAGAAAGGGGAGTTTCAGGAAAATCGCTCTGGGTTAATTTTTGCATTAATTTCACCGTGCGATTTTGAGAATCATAGCTGGGAATCCCTTTACTATCCAAATGAATAGGAATAATCTGACCGGCTATAAAATTACCTTCTAAATCAATCTGTGCTTCCAAAATTAAAGAATATCCCAATTCCGCCACCGTTGAAAAACTGCGATATCCCATAAAATTGCCTAAAGAATAAGCAATTAATTTGCCATTATAAACCTCTAATGCCCGGGGAACATGAGGACCATGACCTAATACTAAATCCGCCCCTGCATCAATCATCGCCCGGGAAAATTCCACCAAATTCCCTCGGTTTTCGCTAAAAAAGGTTTCCGTGCGGTTTTTAACATGGACCGCGCCGGTTCCTTCTGCACCGCCATGAAACGAAATCACCACCAGGGTAGCATTTTCCTGGGCTTCCGCAACCAGCGCTTTTGCTGCCTCTAAATCAAGAATAGAGTTGTGATAGGAGTAGGTACTAAACCCAATAAAGGCGATGGGGATGTCATTCACAGTGGTATAAGCAATTTCCCCTTTCCTGCTGGCGGCAACCATTCCCGCCTCCTCTATATTTTTGATAGTATCTTCAAAGCCTTGGTCCGTAAAATCCAATGAATGATTGTTCGCGACACTTAAAACGTTAAAACCCGCCTCTTTTAATAGGCGGGTATAACTGGGCGGAGTACGAAAGGCAAAAACATTGGGACGACTGACATCTTTTCCTGAATAGGGATGAGCGGTTAAGGTACTTTCAAAGTTACCAAAAACTAAATCAGCTCCTTGTAAATAAGGGGTGACACCCTGAAAAAGTTGCTCCGGCTGGGGGTGAAGCTTATTTATAGGAAAGTCCACTCCCGGGATAATATCTCCAACCGCTTTAATGGTAATAGGCCGGTTGGGAATGGAAGAGTCAACAATTTCAGAAAGTTGTTGGAAGTTGTTAAGAATGTTGTCGGCTTGTAAGGGTTGGAGGGAGTTGGAACGGGCTGCAAAAGATGGGAATTCAGGGGGATTAGGGAGTTTGACTGTAGCTAGGGTTTTGGAAGCGGTGGATAAAAGAACGGCGGGATGGAATTTTTCGCCGTTTCTGAATAAGTCCCAACCTGTGCCGAGAATCAGGCTCATGATTCCCAGGGTGGGTAAGACAATTTTCAGGGTATGGCCGATCGCCTGGGATGTTTTCGAGGGGACTGTCTTTCGCGGTGGGTTGTTGTTTATCTCGGCGATCGCCGGTTGGGGTATCACTGGATCGCTTAGGAGGCGATCGCTCTGAGGGTTGCTACTCTGCCTGGGGGCCTGTGCCGATGTCTCTACGGAAGGGACGGAAGGATTCGAGGAGATTAAAGGTTTGTCTATCGCAATGGGCAAGGATTCCGGAATGGCAACGGGTTCTGAAGCCGGTTTCTCTGGGGCAGCCGAGGGAGAAGATAGGGGGCTAATGGTGGCTTTGCCGAACTCAAAGGCTTCATCCCATGCCGGAACTTTTTGCCCAATTTGTCGGGCATAAACCCGGACGGAGTGAATGGAACGGACATTCAGACGAGTTAATCCATCCTGAATGTAGGCGATATAAGCTTGGCGATCGGGGATGCGATCGGCTTCTAAGAGGATATGCAGCCGATTGTCGTTACGAACTACTTGGGCGGTCATGTTCCTGATTCGTAATGCTTGATTCAGCAATACGGCGATCGCCCCTGGATCTCCTTGCTTTGCTAAATTCACGATATTTTGCGCGTCCACAATCCGTCTCCTCACACCAATAAATAGAGTTTGTAATGTTAGGGGTAGAAATTGGACAGGGTAAGCCCTCTGATGGGATGGCGATTGATCCGCTTAGAATAGCCACTTCTGTGTTCAAACCCCTTTGAAGTATGCAAATACTGTGCCGATAGTGATCTATTACAAGATCGGGGTCACTCTTCGCGGCGATTTTCAGGGTATTTTTGAAGAAGTTTGCTAAGAAATAGAGAAGCTATCTGCATGACCTCTAGTCTGAACTCCCCTCAAAATCGAAAGTCCCGTCGAGTATTAGTGACTGGTGGTGCCGGGTTTATTGGCGCGAACTTCGTTCATTACTGGTGTCGGCGCTATCCCGGCGATCGCCTCGTGGTCCTTGATGCCCTTACCTATGCGGGTAATCCCCAAAATTTAGCCAGTCTCGAAGGCAACGAGAACTATCGGTTTGTTCAGGGGAATATCTGTGATCGCCCCTTGGTGGAAACTCTGCTCAAAGATGAGGCGATCGATACCGTCGCCCACTTTGCCGCAGAATCCCATGTAGACCGCTCTATTTTAGGTCCCGCAGCATTCATTCAAACCAATGTGGTTGGTAGTTTTACCCTGTTAGAAGCCTTTCGGAATCACTGGCAAACTTTGCCAGTTCCTAACTCGGGAGAACGGGGACCGATTTTTCTCCATGTGTCCACAGATGAAGTCTATGGCAGTCTGGGACCGGAGGATCCAGGGTTCACAGAGCAGACTCCATACTCACCCAACAGTCCTTATTCTGCTTCCAAAGCAGGAAGTGACCATTTAGCCCGTGCCTATTATCACACCTACGGTCTCCCCACCCTGATTACGAATTGCTCCAATAATTATGGCCCTTACCATTTCCCAGAAAAGCTAATCCCCCTGATGTGCATTAATATGCTACTTGGGAAACCGTTACCTGTGTATGGGGATGGGCAAAATATTCGGGACTGGTTGTATGTGGAGGACCACTGCCGGGGGTTAGATGTGGTGATTCATCAAGGGACCCCGGGAGAAACTTATAATATTGGGGGTAATAATGAAGTCAAAAATATCGACTTGGTAAGGATGTTGTGTCAGTTGATGGATGAGTTGGCTCCCGATTTGCCCGTGCGCCCTTGCGAGTCATTGATGACCTTTGTTAAGGATAGACCGGGCCATGACCGCCGCTATGCGATCAATGCCACAAAAATTAAGACTGAGTTAGGCTGGACCCCAACAGTAACAGTGGAAGAGGGTCTACGCCAAACGGTCCTATGGTATTTGACTCATCAAGAGTGGTGGCGTCCTCTACTTTCTCCGCAGTATCAGGACTATTATCGCCAGGTTTATGCCAATTAAGGGGTTAGGGACCTAGAATGGCTGAGGCGATCGCCATCATCAGTTCCGTAGGTTTACAGGGTGTTTTGACTACATCAGGGCGATCGGACAGAATGGGTCAACCCATTCAGGCATTAATACTCTGAATATTTCGTGAGTAAATCTCCGTAGAAGTACGGAGATTTTCCCCTACTCTTTTTGTCCAATCAGCGAACGCCGAAATATCTGTTTTGAGCTTGCGATCGAGATCACTAAAACCAAGCCGCAGCGATCGCAGCTTTTATCCGGCGATGGGAGTATATTATTGTAAGAAGGGCAAACCTATCAAAGCCTATATTTTCCAGGGCCAGAGATTATTGTGAAGATTCAATAAAGCCTCTAGCCTCTAGCCCTAAATTAGGCCATCATAGAAACAGATATAGCAATCATAAATCACTTTTGATAGAAATTCATGGGTTTGGACAGTTTTGAGTTCACCCTTTTCGGGGAAATAGGAAACTAATCCATCTCTTTCAACCTCATTCGATTGCTATATACAAAAATTTAAGTTTCAATGATGCAACACAAAAACAAAGGAGTGCAGAAAGTGAACAAAACACTAATTATCGGAATAACAGCAGCAACAGCAACAGCAATGTTTGGAGTGGCTGGTCCAGCCAACGCCTTCACCTTTGGTACGAATGGGATTAGCTTTGACACCGACCAAGAACTCCGGTTTAATTTTGGCAGTTCTAATGGAGCTTACCAATCCACCCTGAAAATCTTTGAGGTGCTCCAAAATGGCAAGCTACAAGCAGTAGATGATGGAGTGCTGTTCAACGAAGTAAAACCTTTCGATGGTGGAGCAAACAACGGATTCAAAGGAACATTAGGTAACGCTGTTGAACAGGTAAACAGCTCCTTTAAGTTCTTAGCGAATAAAGTTTATACCCTGGGGTTGGTCAGCACTTGGAAGGATGCTGATAGAGGACCGGTCTATAGCACCTCCAGCCTGAACCTGAAGGGTACCAATTCCCAGCGTGCTGCTTTCGGATCCACTGGTGCAGCAGAAGGTCAAACTTTGGCCGGAGCCAACACCTTCCTGTCTGGCAATCCATTAACTGGCTCTGTAGCCATTGCCTTTGAAGATATCCAGTTTGGAAATGGAGATAATGACTTTAATGACTTTGTTGTGACCGCAGAGGCAGTTCCTGAACCCTTGACAATGGGTGGACTAGCTTTGGGTGCTGCTGGTCTTGCTGCCGCTCGTCGCTCTCGCAAACGCCGCACCACTGAAGCCTAAGTCAGTCATGAGAGGACAGGGTTCTCTAAATGAGCCGTCAATTTAGTAGAATAGGGCAGTTGGCAATGGTGTCAACTGCTTTTGCTTACACGGCGATCGCGATGGGCCATTCAAGCACTGTATTCTAAGGCGATCGGCCCCTCAATCATCGGTAGCATTCGGCATTCATCCTACATTAACGCTCTGTGGGGAATTCAAAATGTCTTTTGTGCAAACGCTACAAGAACCAAAATATTGGTTATTGGGAATCGCAGCTGGATTAATGACCATCAACATCACGTTGATGTGGAAATATGCTCCCGTCGATGTCGTCGGTACCAGTCTTCTCTTTTGGGGGGGGGCTGCCTTTCTCATTTGGGAAAGATATGAATCTTTTAAACTGCAAAGTGGGCCTATTTCTAGCCTTTTGGGAGTGGCGATCGTCGCATTAATCCTGCTCAAAAGTGCAACCCTAAATAGTTATGATATTTTTCTTCGTCTTTCTCCATTCCTGTCAGGAATCGGCCTAGCCTTCATCGCTTCCGGTATTAAAGGACTAAAGCAATACTGGCAGGAACTCTTTATTTTAGGCTTTATGTCGATTTCGACCGGCTTATTATTACGAATTTTTGATATTTCTCCCTTAACCGCTAAATTTTCTGCCTTGATTCTGTGGTACTTAGGATTTCCAGTCACTCGGCAAGGAATCTACGTTAACCTACCCACGGGAAGTATTGAAGTTTACTCCGGCTGTTCCGGATACAGTGCCATTCTGCAATTATTGGGACTATCTATTTTATTTTTATTTATGTTTCCGACAACAAGGAAACAGAAAATATATATTCCCCTCGCTGCTATCATTCTGGGCTTTATTGTTAATGGAATTCGGGTCGCCCTCATGGCATTTTTGGTTGCCTATTCTACTAAAGAATCATTTGAATATTGGCACTATGGAGACGGTTCCCTAATTTTTTCCATGTTTGGCGTATTCCTTCTGGGGTTATTTTGCTGGTTCTTTATCCTGCGAAATGAGCCAGAAAACCTGAAAATTGATCCTTAGATCTCCGCATCATGCAGAAAATGTACTGGAAACCTTTGCGGATTTTTTTATTAGCTCTGACCTTCAGCAGTGTCCTGGTCGTTG
It includes:
- a CDS encoding (2Fe-2S) ferredoxin domain-containing protein; protein product: MTPPDSPDPLYRNISVCQHQSCQRHGSPAVLKAFQQTPLPPGVTVNGSGCLGQCSSGPTVKVNPDNVWYCRVTPADVPVIVVEHLENGEPVDGLLNPRIHFKFSF
- a CDS encoding alpha/beta fold hydrolase, which codes for MQVTSSINTEPIPGGYWEWADRPIYYVRAGDRRPDRPPLLLIHGFGASTDHWRKTIAGLQTEFEVWAIDLLGFGRSAKPNCTYSGELWRDQLQDFIHTHIGQPTVVVGNSLGGYAALCLAAHYPESVAGVVLLNSAGPFTETEPLPEPPFYRKAMNSALKAAFRQNWVSFLLFQWTRRRATIRKTLMKVYLDPSAVTDQLVEEIYRPSCDRGAAQVFAGIFKTSPGEKVDRLLSQLKAPLLTLWGEGDPWMKIQERSEKFRQYYPQVTEYFLKAGHCPHDEIPDRVNELIRDWVLSKVR
- a CDS encoding CapA family protein, encoding MDAQNIVNLAKQGDPGAIAVLLNQALRIRNMTAQVVRNDNRLHILLEADRIPDRQAYIAYIQDGLTRLNVRSIHSVRVYARQIGQKVPAWDEAFEFGKATISPLSSPSAAPEKPASEPVAIPESLPIAIDKPLISSNPSVPSVETSAQAPRQSSNPQSDRLLSDPVIPQPAIAEINNNPPRKTVPSKTSQAIGHTLKIVLPTLGIMSLILGTGWDLFRNGEKFHPAVLLSTASKTLATVKLPNPPEFPSFAARSNSLQPLQADNILNNFQQLSEIVDSSIPNRPITIKAVGDIIPGVDFPINKLHPQPEQLFQGVTPYLQGADLVFGNFESTLTAHPYSGKDVSRPNVFAFRTPPSYTRLLKEAGFNVLSVANNHSLDFTDQGFEDTIKNIEEAGMVAASRKGEIAYTTVNDIPIAFIGFSTYSYHNSILDLEAAKALVAEAQENATLVVISFHGGAEGTGAVHVKNRTETFFSENRGNLVEFSRAMIDAGADLVLGHGPHVPRALEVYNGKLIAYSLGNFMGYRSFSTVAELGYSLILEAQIDLEGNFIAGQIIPIHLDSKGIPSYDSQNRTVKLMQKLTQSDFPETPLSIEADGKIVKVDGE
- the rfbB gene encoding dTDP-glucose 4,6-dehydratase: MTSSLNSPQNRKSRRVLVTGGAGFIGANFVHYWCRRYPGDRLVVLDALTYAGNPQNLASLEGNENYRFVQGNICDRPLVETLLKDEAIDTVAHFAAESHVDRSILGPAAFIQTNVVGSFTLLEAFRNHWQTLPVPNSGERGPIFLHVSTDEVYGSLGPEDPGFTEQTPYSPNSPYSASKAGSDHLARAYYHTYGLPTLITNCSNNYGPYHFPEKLIPLMCINMLLGKPLPVYGDGQNIRDWLYVEDHCRGLDVVIHQGTPGETYNIGGNNEVKNIDLVRMLCQLMDELAPDLPVRPCESLMTFVKDRPGHDRRYAINATKIKTELGWTPTVTVEEGLRQTVLWYLTHQEWWRPLLSPQYQDYYRQVYAN
- a CDS encoding DUF4114 domain-containing protein produces the protein MMQHKNKGVQKVNKTLIIGITAATATAMFGVAGPANAFTFGTNGISFDTDQELRFNFGSSNGAYQSTLKIFEVLQNGKLQAVDDGVLFNEVKPFDGGANNGFKGTLGNAVEQVNSSFKFLANKVYTLGLVSTWKDADRGPVYSTSSLNLKGTNSQRAAFGSTGAAEGQTLAGANTFLSGNPLTGSVAIAFEDIQFGNGDNDFNDFVVTAEAVPEPLTMGGLALGAAGLAAARRSRKRRTTEA
- the crtA gene encoding cyanoexosortase A, with amino-acid sequence MSFVQTLQEPKYWLLGIAAGLMTINITLMWKYAPVDVVGTSLLFWGGAAFLIWERYESFKLQSGPISSLLGVAIVALILLKSATLNSYDIFLRLSPFLSGIGLAFIASGIKGLKQYWQELFILGFMSISTGLLLRIFDISPLTAKFSALILWYLGFPVTRQGIYVNLPTGSIEVYSGCSGYSAILQLLGLSILFLFMFPTTRKQKIYIPLAAIILGFIVNGIRVALMAFLVAYSTKESFEYWHYGDGSLIFSMFGVFLLGLFCWFFILRNEPENLKIDP